The Echinicola rosea genome has a segment encoding these proteins:
- a CDS encoding serine hydrolase domain-containing protein: MKRILIAIAFWMATSSAFSQTPTGLSSQPLTEADPNSVGMSAGRLERIANMLEAEVDAGNIPGAVALVAKDGKIVLHEAFGMADNATGASMKKNTIFRIASQTKAITSTAVMMLWEEGKFRLDDPISKYIPAFENPQVLSTFNYADTTYTAVPATSEITIRHLLTHTSGLGYGVIDRDQRMKMIYQKAGVTDLFTTKSITIGESVNKLAKLPLHFNPGEQYSYSEGLDVLGYFVEVISGQPFDEYLKEHIFDPLEMDDTWFYLPESKADRLVTVQQKVEGEWRQFPVTFYDPDYPKKGAKTFFSGGAGLSSTAKDYATFLQMYLNGGELNGVRLLSRTTVRSILGNQTGELFGGENQYYGLAFGVVTAEGEAHGGIGSEGTFDWGGYFNTQYFADPKEQVIGVLMKQTQGPIDDKTGWKFRQMVGAAIDD; encoded by the coding sequence ATGAAAAGAATTCTAATCGCGATAGCATTTTGGATGGCGACGTCAAGCGCATTTAGTCAGACTCCTACAGGTCTATCTTCCCAACCACTTACCGAAGCTGACCCTAATAGTGTTGGTATGTCAGCTGGGCGGCTGGAGAGGATCGCCAATATGTTGGAAGCTGAAGTGGATGCAGGAAATATCCCCGGAGCAGTGGCTTTAGTGGCCAAGGACGGCAAAATTGTACTGCATGAGGCCTTTGGTATGGCCGATAATGCCACAGGGGCATCCATGAAGAAAAATACGATTTTCAGGATTGCATCCCAGACCAAGGCAATTACTTCCACAGCTGTGATGATGCTGTGGGAAGAAGGCAAGTTCAGGTTGGATGATCCCATTTCCAAGTATATTCCAGCTTTTGAAAACCCCCAAGTGTTGAGTACTTTTAACTACGCGGATACCACTTATACTGCCGTGCCGGCTACGTCCGAGATCACAATTCGTCATCTGCTCACTCATACTTCTGGCTTGGGATATGGCGTGATCGATAGGGATCAGCGGATGAAAATGATATACCAAAAAGCAGGGGTTACAGATCTGTTTACCACTAAGTCCATCACAATCGGTGAAAGTGTAAACAAGCTAGCCAAGCTTCCTTTGCATTTTAACCCGGGAGAGCAATACTCCTATAGTGAGGGATTGGACGTACTGGGGTATTTTGTAGAGGTGATCTCTGGGCAGCCGTTTGACGAGTATCTGAAAGAACATATTTTTGACCCTTTGGAAATGGATGATACGTGGTTTTACCTTCCGGAAAGTAAGGCAGATAGACTGGTGACCGTGCAGCAAAAAGTGGAAGGGGAATGGCGACAATTTCCGGTAACATTTTATGATCCTGATTATCCCAAAAAAGGAGCAAAAACTTTCTTCTCTGGGGGAGCAGGGTTAAGCAGTACTGCAAAAGATTATGCCACTTTCCTCCAAATGTACCTCAATGGAGGAGAACTAAACGGAGTAAGGCTGCTTAGCCGCACCACGGTCCGAAGTATTCTGGGCAACCAGACAGGGGAGTTGTTTGGTGGAGAAAATCAGTATTACGGTCTGGCTTTTGGGGTGGTGACTGCTGAAGGGGAAGCACACGGAGGGATAGGAAGTGAAGGTACCTTTGATTGGGGTGGTTATTTTAACACGCAGTATTTTGCAGACCCCAAGGAGCAAGTAATCGGTGTCCTTATGAAACAAACGCAAGGCCCGATAGATGATAAGACCGGCTGGAAGTTTCGGCAAATGGTAGGTGCGGCAATAGATGATTGA
- a CDS encoding Uma2 family endonuclease has protein sequence MSTSEKDSDKVEEPDIEYGRYSYADYLTWQMDEMVELIKGKVFKKAAAAPRRIHQKVAVELIKRWAVFLEEKVCEVYSAPFDVRLPHQSKVDKDISTVVQPDLCVICDRAKLDDRGCIGAPDLVVEILSPGNNRLELQNKYELYLESGVKEYWIIHPDEQTLLVYTLVKGKYVPSQLMTSGDMVRSKAVEGFELDLEDFFSKIK, from the coding sequence ATGAGCACTTCTGAAAAAGATAGCGATAAAGTCGAGGAGCCTGATATAGAATACGGCCGTTATTCCTATGCAGACTACCTGACATGGCAGATGGATGAGATGGTGGAGCTGATCAAGGGCAAGGTATTCAAGAAAGCCGCCGCAGCCCCTCGCCGGATTCACCAAAAAGTCGCAGTGGAGTTGATAAAGCGATGGGCGGTGTTTTTGGAAGAGAAGGTTTGTGAGGTGTATTCAGCGCCCTTTGATGTACGGCTTCCTCACCAGTCCAAGGTGGATAAGGATATTTCCACGGTTGTCCAGCCAGACTTGTGTGTGATCTGTGATCGGGCGAAACTGGATGATCGAGGATGTATCGGAGCACCTGACTTGGTAGTGGAGATCCTTTCCCCCGGCAATAACCGTTTGGAGCTCCAAAATAAGTACGAGCTATACCTAGAAAGTGGCGTGAAAGAATACTGGATCATTCATCCTGATGAACAGACGCTATTGGTTTACACATTGGTAAAAGGAAAGTATGTCCCTTCACAATTGATGACCAGTGGAGACATGGTGCGATCTAAAGCCGTGGAAGGGTTTGAGCTGGATTTGGAGGACTTCTTTTCCAAGATTAAGTAG
- the menD gene encoding 2-succinyl-5-enolpyruvyl-6-hydroxy-3-cyclohexene-1-carboxylic-acid synthase, with product MIIQPIIDLVAICARKDVKNAILSPGSRCAPLTLAFARHPDIHCRTISDERSAAFVALGMAQQLKKPVVLVCSSGTAALNYAPAIAEAFFQQIPLIVITADRPPEWIDQWDGQTIRQRNLYGQHIKQSFDFPDHSEHKDVIWHAHRISNEAINTAANFPEGPVHINIPIREPFYPESEEAFDFYRPVPLVNPLKSDTSLSSESKVKFQNELERFNKIVIVPGQQAPDKGVMVLLDQLVSAKKVIVVSDTISNMQSENTITYHDQMLPVVDHANFSPDLIISFGKSIISKSLKNFLRSSGADHWHVQPAGYSPDTYQGLTKIIPSTAKDILELLLQSPHKIDNDFQARWHLADKSMEKAIKKLMEKENFGEWKAIYRVLQQLPHQSKLHLANSMAVRYVNFLGARPQEIICNRGTSGIDGSNSTSVGCALTTKDYVTLITGDMAFFYDRNAFWNNYTTNNLRIILLNNHAGGIFRIIKGPSQQPELEEFFETTQSLNAANLAKDFDFDYTSVKTEKELMNGLTNFYHPSIRPKIIEVFSDSAKNTAILSRVKSALKEFIDI from the coding sequence TTGATCATCCAACCAATTATCGACCTAGTGGCCATATGTGCCAGAAAAGATGTAAAAAATGCCATCCTTTCCCCTGGCTCGCGATGTGCTCCATTGACTTTGGCTTTTGCTAGGCACCCTGACATTCATTGTCGAACCATTTCGGACGAACGTTCAGCCGCATTTGTCGCACTTGGTATGGCCCAGCAGCTCAAAAAACCCGTGGTTTTGGTCTGTTCAAGTGGAACGGCCGCGCTAAATTATGCTCCTGCCATTGCGGAAGCTTTCTTTCAACAAATCCCCCTGATTGTCATCACAGCTGACCGTCCGCCAGAATGGATAGACCAATGGGACGGGCAAACTATTCGACAACGAAACCTATATGGCCAACATATCAAGCAATCCTTTGATTTCCCTGATCATTCTGAACATAAAGATGTGATTTGGCATGCCCACAGGATAAGTAATGAAGCTATAAATACAGCAGCGAATTTTCCTGAAGGCCCCGTTCACATCAATATTCCGATAAGGGAACCGTTCTATCCCGAAAGCGAAGAGGCATTTGATTTTTACCGACCAGTTCCTTTGGTTAACCCACTCAAAAGTGACACTAGTCTCAGCAGTGAATCCAAGGTCAAGTTTCAAAACGAACTGGAAAGATTCAACAAAATCGTCATTGTCCCTGGTCAGCAAGCGCCTGACAAGGGTGTCATGGTCCTATTGGACCAGCTTGTTTCAGCAAAAAAAGTTATCGTTGTCAGTGATACGATTTCCAACATGCAGTCCGAAAACACCATCACCTATCACGATCAAATGTTACCTGTGGTGGATCATGCTAACTTCTCGCCGGATCTGATCATCAGTTTTGGCAAATCTATCATATCAAAATCGCTAAAGAATTTCCTCAGGAGCTCTGGGGCTGATCATTGGCATGTCCAGCCTGCAGGCTATTCACCAGACACTTATCAGGGCCTGACCAAAATCATTCCTTCCACCGCAAAAGACATTCTTGAGCTTTTGCTCCAATCACCACATAAGATAGATAATGATTTCCAGGCCCGTTGGCACCTAGCTGATAAGTCCATGGAAAAAGCTATTAAAAAGCTCATGGAAAAGGAGAATTTTGGGGAATGGAAAGCAATTTACCGTGTCCTTCAGCAGCTCCCTCATCAATCAAAACTCCACCTGGCCAACAGCATGGCGGTTCGCTACGTTAATTTTTTAGGAGCAAGACCACAAGAGATCATCTGCAACAGGGGTACCAGTGGAATTGACGGATCCAACTCGACCTCCGTTGGCTGTGCGTTGACCACCAAAGATTATGTTACCTTGATTACAGGAGACATGGCCTTTTTTTATGACAGAAATGCTTTTTGGAATAATTACACTACAAACAATCTGCGAATCATCCTCCTCAACAATCATGCAGGTGGTATATTCCGAATCATTAAAGGTCCCAGCCAGCAGCCTGAACTCGAGGAGTTTTTTGAAACCACCCAGTCATTAAATGCAGCAAATCTGGCCAAGGATTTTGACTTTGACTATACGAGTGTCAAAACTGAAAAAGAACTGATGAATGGACTGACCAATTTCTACCATCCCTCGATCAGACCCAAAATTATAGAGGTATTTTCCGATAGCGCCAAAAATACCGCCATTCTCAGCAGAGTAAAGTCCGCCCTGAAAGAATTTATTGACATATAA
- a CDS encoding chorismate-binding protein, which yields MMNTPTADRHLLTQEELLDRWLYAALEGDYQLAVWKSPNSKNIQFILDQTGEIKRVNLELDTLSPGFIAHPFTDQEDQKAFFLEASDYFKFNIDSPMPEEGLYKKTKFTPTEIKKQVNQLLRSAQPNKSSARLTPTSKSSFIEFVKKGIKAIQEGKLSKVVPARIQKVDLKEGFDLTKTFLALCRLYPDAFVNFFHIPNVGTWLGATPEILIKTEGHYFHTMALAGTQKAEGEDPVQNAAWKQKEIEEQAMVSRYIVNNFKKIRLREYEENGPKTVKAGNLLHLRSDFRVNMEATNFPQLGSVMLKLLHPTSAVCGTPREESMKFILDHEAFDRCFFAGFIGPVNIENQTAIYVNLRTAQLINEEVLLYAGAGVTADSIPEKEWEETALKCDIIGKFIQ from the coding sequence ATGATGAATACACCAACCGCAGACCGTCATCTTCTCACACAGGAAGAATTACTGGACAGGTGGCTTTACGCTGCTTTGGAAGGCGATTACCAATTGGCTGTTTGGAAATCACCTAATTCAAAGAACATACAGTTCATTTTGGACCAAACCGGAGAAATAAAACGGGTAAACCTTGAATTGGACACCCTATCACCAGGTTTTATCGCCCACCCCTTTACTGACCAAGAAGACCAAAAAGCTTTTTTTCTTGAAGCATCGGATTATTTCAAATTCAATATCGACAGCCCCATGCCTGAGGAAGGGCTGTATAAAAAAACCAAGTTCACTCCTACGGAGATAAAAAAACAGGTCAACCAACTTTTGCGCAGCGCACAACCAAATAAATCGAGTGCTCGGCTTACCCCCACTTCCAAATCCAGTTTTATTGAATTTGTAAAGAAAGGAATTAAAGCCATTCAAGAGGGAAAACTGTCCAAAGTGGTCCCTGCCAGGATCCAAAAGGTTGATCTTAAGGAAGGTTTTGACCTTACGAAAACATTTTTGGCGCTGTGTCGGCTATACCCTGATGCATTTGTCAACTTCTTTCATATCCCAAACGTGGGTACATGGCTGGGAGCCACTCCTGAGATACTTATCAAGACAGAAGGCCATTACTTTCACACCATGGCCCTAGCGGGAACCCAAAAGGCTGAAGGAGAAGACCCTGTACAAAATGCAGCATGGAAACAAAAAGAGATCGAAGAACAGGCAATGGTCAGCCGCTACATTGTCAACAATTTTAAAAAAATACGCCTAAGGGAGTACGAAGAAAACGGCCCCAAAACGGTAAAGGCCGGTAATCTATTGCACCTGAGGTCTGACTTTAGGGTAAACATGGAGGCTACCAACTTTCCGCAACTCGGATCAGTGATGCTAAAGCTCCTGCATCCCACTTCAGCGGTATGTGGCACACCACGAGAGGAATCCATGAAATTTATTTTGGATCATGAAGCATTCGATAGGTGCTTCTTTGCTGGTTTTATCGGCCCAGTAAATATTGAAAACCAAACAGCCATTTACGTCAATTTAAGGACTGCCCAGCTCATCAATGAGGAGGTGCTCCTATATGCTGGAGCAGGGGTAACGGCAGATTCCATCCCTGAAAAAGAATGGGAAGAAACGGCGCTAAAATGTGACATTATCGGAAAATTCATTCAATAG
- a CDS encoding hotdog fold thioesterase, with the protein MIFPKNLSLDTLNQYGEGNMLEHLGIIFTKIGDDFIEATMPVDHRTKQPFGLLHGGASVVLAETLGSVASSCCLDPAKHYSVGLDINANHIRAVRSGLVRGIATPIHIGKKTHVWEIKVVTEEDKLACISRITMAVLDKKP; encoded by the coding sequence ATGATATTTCCCAAAAACCTCAGCCTTGACACCCTGAATCAATATGGCGAAGGTAATATGTTAGAGCATTTAGGGATTATTTTCACTAAAATTGGTGATGATTTCATAGAAGCTACCATGCCGGTGGATCACAGAACAAAACAGCCTTTTGGTTTGTTACATGGTGGAGCCAGTGTAGTGCTGGCAGAGACCTTGGGGAGCGTGGCTTCGTCTTGCTGCCTGGATCCTGCAAAACACTATAGTGTTGGTCTGGACATTAATGCCAACCACATCAGGGCTGTTCGATCAGGCTTGGTAAGGGGCATCGCCACACCAATTCACATTGGAAAGAAAACTCATGTTTGGGAAATAAAAGTAGTCACCGAAGAAGATAAATTAGCCTGTATCAGTCGTATTACGATGGCTGTGCTGGATAAAAAACCATGA
- a CDS encoding histidine phosphatase family protein has translation MSTKKIYLVRHGQTDYNLRGVVQGSGIDAPINETGKKQADAFYEAHKHIKFDRIYYTGLQRTRQSIEKFLNNEVPYESLPDLNEISWGKYEGVPMSKDEHSYYQGMLEKWADGELDFSIEGGESPNMVFARLKRGLDHILSQEGKTILICMHGRAMRVMLSLMLDYDLRFMDVFDHHNLGYYELTVKENGKFMLDRYNNVKHLKAKGLIG, from the coding sequence TTGAGTACTAAAAAAATATACCTTGTCCGTCATGGCCAGACTGATTATAACCTTAGGGGGGTGGTGCAAGGAAGTGGCATTGATGCCCCCATTAACGAAACTGGTAAAAAGCAAGCGGATGCCTTTTATGAAGCGCATAAGCACATTAAATTTGATAGGATTTATTACACTGGACTGCAGCGTACTCGACAATCCATTGAGAAATTCCTGAACAATGAGGTTCCGTATGAGTCATTGCCAGACTTGAATGAGATCAGCTGGGGGAAGTATGAAGGGGTGCCGATGAGTAAGGATGAACATTCTTACTATCAAGGGATGCTGGAAAAATGGGCCGATGGAGAACTTGATTTTTCGATAGAGGGAGGTGAGTCACCCAATATGGTTTTTGCAAGGTTAAAAAGAGGTTTGGATCACATCTTGTCCCAAGAGGGAAAGACCATTCTGATCTGTATGCATGGAAGGGCCATGCGGGTGATGCTAAGTTTAATGCTGGATTATGACCTGCGTTTTATGGATGTTTTTGATCATCATAATCTCGGGTACTATGAATTGACGGTAAAGGAAAATGGGAAATTTATGCTAGATCGGTATAATAACGTGAAGCATTTAAAAGCTAAAGGATTGATTGGATAA
- a CDS encoding zinc ribbon domain-containing protein codes for MESTVAQKLDAIYNLQKIDSRLDAIFKIRGALPEEVQDLEDEIAGYETRLEKFNNDIVALEDEIKKHKEAIKDSEKLIKKYQDQQMNVRNNREYDAITKELELQDLEIQVSKKKIGEAEMKIEGKKSDLDDLQETLKDRRKDLDTKKDELDTIVSESEAEESKLKAEREKATKKIEDRLLKSYKKIRANAKNGLAVVEVKRGACGGCFNIVPPQRQADIREKKKLIVCEHCGRILADVADEIEDETLPKKKRSSRAKK; via the coding sequence ATGGAAAGTACAGTCGCACAGAAACTTGATGCCATTTATAATCTTCAGAAAATTGACTCCCGCCTAGATGCTATTTTTAAAATTCGGGGAGCCCTTCCAGAAGAAGTTCAAGATTTAGAGGACGAAATAGCAGGCTACGAGACAAGGTTAGAGAAATTCAACAATGACATCGTAGCCCTTGAGGATGAAATCAAGAAGCATAAAGAAGCTATCAAGGACTCTGAAAAACTCATCAAGAAATATCAGGATCAGCAGATGAACGTCAGAAACAACCGTGAGTATGACGCCATCACCAAGGAACTTGAATTGCAGGACCTTGAAATCCAAGTCTCCAAGAAGAAAATCGGAGAGGCTGAGATGAAAATTGAAGGCAAGAAAAGTGACCTGGATGATCTTCAGGAAACCCTGAAGGATCGCAGGAAGGATCTCGACACCAAAAAAGATGAGTTGGACACTATCGTCTCTGAAAGCGAAGCAGAAGAAAGCAAGCTGAAGGCCGAAAGGGAAAAAGCTACCAAAAAAATCGAAGATCGTCTCCTAAAATCCTACAAAAAAATCAGAGCCAACGCCAAAAATGGCTTGGCAGTGGTGGAGGTTAAGAGAGGTGCATGTGGCGGCTGCTTTAATATCGTCCCTCCACAGCGTCAAGCTGACATTAGGGAAAAGAAAAAACTTATTGTCTGTGAGCACTGCGGCAGAATCCTTGCTGATGTAGCGGATGAAATTGAGGACGAAACCCTTCCAAAGAAAAAAAGAAGCTCTAGAGCTAAAAAATAA
- a CDS encoding Nif3-like dinuclear metal center hexameric protein, whose translation MVNLISDVVSYLESIAPPSYQESYDNAQLITGNASDEVKGILCSLDVTEDVVQEAIDLKCNMVVAHHPIVFKGLKSLTGKNYVERTVIKAIKNDIAIYAIHTNLDNVHTGVNKRIADKIGLVNTKILAPKKGLLMKLSAFVPVQETSHVLQGLYQAGAGAIGEYSNCSFRVEGTGTFLPSDQANPSIGKKGNTEEVSENRIEVIFPAYLQEKIIRALKAHHPYEEVAYYLQHTENEHQDVGSGMIGELESPMAESTFLQYLKSSMNLNVIKHTPLRGSPIKRVAICGGAGIFLLGAAKSSKADIFITADVKYHEFFYADNQIVISDIGHYESEIYTKDLLLEILSQNFSNIALYLTKVITNPITYV comes from the coding sequence ATGGTTAATTTGATTAGTGACGTAGTCTCCTACTTGGAAAGCATCGCACCTCCTTCCTATCAGGAATCTTACGACAATGCCCAATTGATCACCGGAAATGCATCAGACGAGGTAAAAGGCATACTTTGCAGCCTGGATGTCACCGAAGATGTCGTCCAAGAGGCCATCGATCTAAAGTGCAACATGGTCGTTGCGCACCACCCTATTGTTTTTAAAGGCCTTAAAAGCCTTACAGGTAAAAATTACGTAGAAAGAACGGTCATCAAAGCCATTAAAAATGACATCGCCATTTACGCTATCCATACCAACCTGGACAATGTCCATACCGGAGTAAACAAGCGAATTGCAGACAAAATAGGCTTGGTCAACACCAAAATCCTGGCGCCGAAAAAGGGACTTCTAATGAAACTTAGCGCTTTTGTCCCCGTTCAGGAAACATCACATGTCCTCCAAGGCCTTTACCAAGCGGGCGCAGGAGCCATCGGTGAATACAGCAATTGTAGTTTCCGAGTGGAAGGAACCGGGACTTTTCTACCTTCAGACCAAGCCAATCCCTCTATCGGAAAAAAGGGAAACACTGAAGAAGTCAGTGAAAACCGGATAGAAGTTATCTTTCCTGCCTACCTCCAAGAAAAAATCATCCGTGCCCTCAAAGCACACCACCCCTACGAGGAGGTAGCCTATTACTTACAGCATACAGAAAACGAACACCAAGATGTAGGCTCAGGAATGATTGGTGAGCTGGAATCTCCCATGGCAGAAAGTACCTTTCTCCAGTACCTCAAAAGCTCCATGAACCTTAACGTCATCAAGCACACCCCGCTTAGAGGAAGCCCTATAAAACGAGTCGCCATCTGTGGAGGGGCAGGCATCTTTTTACTAGGTGCGGCAAAAAGCAGCAAAGCTGATATTTTCATCACAGCTGATGTAAAATACCATGAATTCTTTTATGCTGACAATCAAATAGTTATATCAGACATTGGACATTACGAAAGCGAAATTTACACAAAAGATTTATTATTAGAGATATTGTCACAAAATTTTAGTAATATTGCACTCTATTTGACAAAAGTCATTACGAATCCCATAACTTACGTATAG
- the lpxK gene encoding tetraacyldisaccharide 4'-kinase yields the protein MRPYHLLLYPFSFLYDGITRLRNRMFDRGVKKSVVFEIPTVVVGNLSMGGTGKTPMVEFLIRAFKENYAVATLSRGYGRKTSGYILAEESTEPTEIGDEPFQIYSKFGHEICVAVGERRIEAIPRIIADRPETELVILDDAFQHRYVKGDFNLLLTTFERPFFTDHVVPMGSLRENRDGANRAHAVVVTKCPDKLDEASKTHYLQKILGYAPEDCPVFFAGLEYGRAYNVRDNKEEPIQKVILLSGIANNDLLRKKVGEMYELLETLEYSDHHHYTERDMERIVERFNLHKAQFPVLLTTEKDAVKLKADKLLRYLQEIPIFALPVQVKMEEEEKNTLLEHVTKAIRNKGYQREV from the coding sequence ATGCGCCCTTATCATCTATTATTGTATCCATTTTCATTTTTATACGATGGGATTACCCGTCTAAGGAACAGAATGTTTGATCGTGGGGTAAAGAAAAGCGTGGTCTTTGAAATCCCCACTGTCGTGGTGGGTAATCTGTCCATGGGAGGGACTGGTAAGACACCGATGGTGGAATTTCTGATCAGGGCTTTCAAGGAAAATTATGCGGTGGCGACGCTTAGCAGAGGATATGGCCGGAAGACCTCTGGCTATATACTGGCAGAAGAGAGCACTGAACCAACGGAAATCGGTGACGAGCCTTTTCAGATTTATAGTAAATTTGGCCATGAGATATGTGTGGCAGTGGGGGAGCGGCGAATTGAGGCAATTCCGCGGATTATCGCAGATCGGCCGGAGACCGAGTTGGTTATTTTGGATGATGCATTTCAGCACCGTTACGTAAAAGGGGATTTTAACTTGCTCCTTACTACATTTGAGCGTCCTTTCTTTACCGATCATGTGGTGCCGATGGGTAGCTTAAGGGAAAATAGGGACGGGGCAAACCGTGCTCATGCGGTAGTGGTGACCAAATGTCCTGATAAGCTCGATGAAGCCTCGAAGACCCATTATTTACAAAAGATCTTGGGGTATGCGCCTGAGGATTGTCCGGTGTTTTTTGCTGGCCTTGAGTACGGCCGGGCGTATAATGTGAGAGACAACAAGGAGGAGCCGATTCAGAAAGTGATTTTGCTAAGTGGAATAGCCAATAATGACTTGTTGAGGAAGAAGGTAGGAGAAATGTATGAGCTCCTGGAAACCTTGGAATACAGTGACCACCACCATTATACTGAGCGTGACATGGAGAGAATAGTAGAGCGATTTAACCTACACAAGGCCCAATTTCCCGTACTCCTTACGACGGAGAAGGACGCTGTCAAACTTAAAGCGGACAAATTGCTTAGATATTTACAGGAAATTCCGATTTTTGCGTTACCTGTTCAGGTGAAAATGGAAGAAGAAGAAAAAAACACCTTGTTAGAACATGTGACCAAGGCCATCAGAAATAAAGGTTATCAACGTGAAGTTTAA
- a CDS encoding putative porin, translating into MRGSGENQEEEKEPQRGGLIDDSTKMVYGPTTTLYFQEQNLRYNKMEKTPLDTGLTGFHNFEPVFRSGHKYQGLANIGSAAKPVYYTLPGLIGTTSGFSAYDLYYHSPDSMLYFDTKSPYTKLEAFYGGGNRNMLNVAFARNVNPRWNIGFNFNTIKARKTLNPNARDDNMVEQTSYSLHTNYRSKDEKYFLLANFSRMHHNVYESGGIIPPTVDSTSLYFTYEDSKVWLSNTEATDIRQDYHLYHQYNILEEWQVYHVFDKKKQGLSFFSDLTTSDSAYFNYFGLPKMINQDSTFNYHHFSEVRNEAGFKGDFGPVYYNAFVKFRTGKFTSPNFDSDYKFNEVYIGGALRGEINDQWSFEADGEYLIPSGYRINGYFHSPFLDVSYTKASYKPTAMQEMYRGNHYSWTNSFSNIGVDQIKGVIKADFANISLRPSLTINRVNNYVYFDQNQEAAQADGGAFMVIPGVTADVTFWKKLRWQSEVIYTAITGDATDAFRIPDLYARSRLFFDGPMFDDHLYIQFGVEGRYKSSYNAEAYMPATQQFYLQNDFDVYAYPVLDAFVDLRINRTRVLFRYNHLNSGFMERQGYFVTPYYTGLKGSLDLGISWYFFD; encoded by the coding sequence ATGAGGGGAAGTGGTGAAAATCAAGAAGAAGAGAAAGAGCCACAGCGAGGAGGATTGATCGATGATTCGACTAAAATGGTATATGGACCTACCACGACTTTGTATTTTCAAGAGCAAAACCTTCGGTATAACAAAATGGAGAAAACGCCCCTCGATACGGGGCTGACAGGGTTTCATAACTTTGAGCCAGTTTTTAGAAGTGGTCATAAATACCAAGGGTTGGCTAATATTGGTAGTGCGGCCAAACCGGTGTATTATACCTTGCCGGGATTGATAGGCACGACGTCAGGCTTTAGTGCCTATGATCTGTATTACCATTCACCGGACAGCATGCTGTATTTTGATACTAAGTCCCCTTATACCAAGTTGGAAGCTTTTTACGGAGGGGGGAATCGTAACATGCTAAATGTGGCCTTTGCCCGTAATGTGAACCCGAGATGGAATATTGGCTTTAATTTCAATACCATCAAGGCCCGAAAAACGCTGAATCCCAATGCACGTGATGATAATATGGTAGAGCAGACTTCCTACTCCCTGCACACAAATTACCGATCCAAGGATGAAAAATATTTTCTGCTGGCCAACTTTTCCCGGATGCACCATAACGTGTACGAAAGTGGTGGGATAATTCCCCCAACAGTAGATTCAACGTCTCTTTATTTTACGTATGAGGATTCGAAAGTGTGGCTGAGCAACACTGAGGCTACTGACATCAGGCAGGACTATCACCTGTATCATCAATATAATATTTTGGAGGAATGGCAGGTTTATCATGTCTTTGATAAGAAGAAGCAAGGACTGTCTTTTTTCTCAGATTTGACCACGAGTGACTCTGCCTATTTTAATTATTTTGGGCTGCCCAAAATGATAAATCAAGACAGTACGTTTAATTATCACCATTTTTCGGAAGTGCGAAATGAAGCTGGTTTTAAAGGTGACTTTGGGCCGGTTTATTATAATGCGTTTGTAAAGTTTAGGACAGGAAAATTTACCAGTCCTAATTTTGACAGTGATTATAAATTCAATGAAGTTTATATCGGCGGTGCTTTACGAGGAGAGATAAACGACCAGTGGTCTTTTGAGGCGGATGGTGAATATTTGATTCCAAGCGGGTACCGGATCAATGGTTATTTTCACTCGCCCTTTTTGGATGTAAGTTATACGAAGGCTTCCTACAAACCCACAGCGATGCAGGAAATGTACCGTGGTAACCACTATTCTTGGACCAATAGTTTTTCCAATATCGGGGTCGATCAAATCAAAGGTGTGATCAAAGCTGACTTCGCCAATATTTCCTTAAGACCAAGTCTAACTATAAACCGAGTGAACAATTATGTTTACTTCGATCAGAACCAAGAAGCTGCCCAGGCGGACGGGGGGGCGTTTATGGTTATTCCCGGGGTCACAGCTGATGTTACTTTCTGGAAAAAGTTGAGATGGCAGAGCGAAGTGATTTATACAGCCATAACAGGAGATGCGACAGATGCATTCAGGATTCCGGATTTATACGCCCGGAGCAGGCTGTTCTTTGACGGGCCCATGTTTGACGATCATCTATACATCCAGTTTGGGGTGGAGGGCAGGTATAAAAGCAGCTATAATGCGGAGGCCTACATGCCGGCCACACAGCAGTTTTATTTACAAAATGACTTCGATGTGTATGCTTATCCCGTGCTGGATGCTTTCGTGGATCTGAGGATTAACAGGACAAGAGTGCTGTTTAGGTATAATCACCTGAACAGCGGATTTATGGAGAGGCAAGGTTACTTTGTTACTCCATATTACACGGGGTTGAAGGGATCGTTGGATTTAGGGATCAGTTGGTATTTCTTTGATTAA